A genomic segment from Drosophila miranda strain MSH22 chromosome 3, D.miranda_PacBio2.1, whole genome shotgun sequence encodes:
- the LOC108159336 gene encoding WD repeat-containing protein 19 isoform X2: MSFEKILYKYEEPHGIGDVYFIWQKALLATTGTDGSVALYNRQGQLVQRIILAGLCSGFAWDNEGDLLGIITSGSPNITLWDYGTQEKISVETGLRDPLTCILWSKQQQLLAVGTGRGNLAIYNPRSGKRPTPVLGKHSKRITCGAWSAQNLLALGSEDKSFSLSNEDGDTVRVVQLRDAPTDMYFAEMANDDRIAGDNAISMIIGKRTLFLYYLPDPENPTELGFQSRYGSLLQHKWFGDGYILLGFSNGHVVAISTHPKDVGQELWQVKNHKDTLTGLAYCPTLDIVASCGDDSIKIHSITNLQETERIITVPDHAGVQMIDWSPDGQLLAVTTNSGTVYIYVTKLPQIFAVSAPRIVMLSSLAEVSIYVYAPDKSKPLPFRLPLEGEPTFIAIGPYNFAAGIDKHVWFYALGRTLGEEPRPMSERDFPRNVSSMKMNAEYCAALCPPQLILQAITADNPNCKDKLQATFPSALPNMPNDAVITCFALSQELLVFATDIGHLVFYSLEKWDSCTIYRHSMGIRQMFMDIEGTKIIFIDDHAQGHLFLPALDEALLIPDIPKQCLGCLWDLTQPNIFISYDAKIVSTHVFVRHSVQGTHTLKVGESKLNPGQWPLLLCGGEMALHVDGGQYATQSLSTHMVNPSNSQTANLQLLLRLRNYDEAYKLCEQMNLSSAWREFGEQATSDLEPDIAIRAYRQLGDAALVNALGELRYVEDLDMLIGCCCTILAQYEQAKEHMLKGVYTRAALELCRDLLQWDQALLLAHKHDPQEVPYIAREYAQQLEFTGNYADALYHYEKGYKEDLINDKDAEQSATMESTPEFQDHVRLCKMGIARTSIRAGDFRRGIQYAVELMDKQLLFDCAELLATVGHLTEAAGLYERGGFYDEACGHYIALKMWHKANNVLSKVKSSKLHASYARAKESDGHFEEAIRCYRIAGDLDACVRIYLDHLCDPHAASEIVLESRSMDAAKLLAKFYQKIGDIEQALQFLVICGCVEEAFALAQRHNKLRRHGELLERYENAKSSDYLALAHYFESEKYTLQAGKYYFLAREFTKSLRLLLKASAFNNEEQLALSLAIDCVATSNNEQLASQLIEFLLGELDGVPKDPRYLFRLYMARKHYKDAAKTAVIIANQEQIAGNYKSARDLLYSMYQELRRNNLSVSAEMRHNLILLHRYTLVRIHVKLGNHLLAAKLLVQVASCISQFPEHIIPILTSTVIECQRAGLKKSAFTYASTLMRPDYRNQLDTRYAKKIESVVRKAPKGIKQLRDEIDDETMECPICDSNLANMEVTCYSCKTTLPICIATGQHIIKTLMTSCPQCDFLCFRAEMEKILSENGECPMCGEQVAPEQLLDVEDIRPYILAAS, from the exons ATGTCGTTCGAGAAGATACTCTACAAGTACGAGGAACCGCACGGAATCGGGGACGTCTACTTCATTTGGCAAAAGGCTTTGCTTGCGACTACAGGTACAGATGGATCTGTGGCGCTGTACAATCGCCAGGGACAACTGGTGCAGCGCATTATCCTAGCAGG GCTCTGTTCAGGATTTGCATGGGACAATGAGGGGGATCTGCTGGGAATCATCACAAGCGGCTCCCCGAACATTACTCTCTGGGACTATGGCACGCAGGAAAAGATCAGCGTTGAAACTGGACTGCGAGATCCTCTCACGTGCATTTTGTGGTCAAAACAGCAACAGTTGCTGGCCGTAGGCACGGGGCGAGGAAACTTGGCGATCTACAATCCCCGCAGTGGAAAGCGTCCAACCCCGGTTCTAGGTAAGCACAGCAAGCGAATAACCTGCGGCGCCTGGTCGGCACAGAATCTTCTCGCGCTTGGATCGGAGGACAAAAGTTTTTCGCTGAGCAACGAGGATGGCGACACCGTGCGTGTGGTCCAGCTGCGGGATGCACCTACCGATATGTATTTCGCGGAAATGGCAAATGATGATCGGATAGCTGGGGACAATGCAATCAGCATGATCATTGGAAAACGGACCTTGTTCCTCTACTACTTACCAGACCCGGAAAATCCCACAGAACTGGGATTTCAGAGTCGCTACGGCTCACTCCTTCAGCACAAATGGTTCGGAGACGGCTATATATTGCTGGGGTTCTCCAACGGACATGTGGTGGCCATTTCCACGCACCCCAAAGACGTGGGACAGGAGCTTTGGCAGGTTAAGAATCATAAGGACACGTTGACCGGTTTGGCCTATTGCCCCACATTAGATATCGTGGCCTCTTGTGGAGATGACAG CATAAAAATACACTCGATTACAAACCTGCAAGAAACCGAGCGCATCATCACTGTACCAGATCATGCTGGCGTCCAAATGATCGACTGGTCACCGGATGGTCAACTGCTGGCAGTAACAACGAATAGTGGTACCGTCTATATCTATGTAACCAAGCTCCCTCAAATATTTGCCGTCTCCGCACCCCGGATCGTTATGCTCAGCAGTCTGGCAGAGGTTTCCATTTATGTATATGCGCCGGATAAGTCCAAGCCACTGCCCTTTCGATTGCCCCTGGAGGGAGAACCTACTTTTATAGCTATTGGCCCGTATAACTTTGCTGCTGGCATCGACAAGCATGTTTGGTTCTACGCTCTGGGAAGGACCCTGGGCGAAGAGCCCCGTCCGATGAGTGAGCGGGACTTCCCACGGAATGTGTCAAGTATGAAGATGAATGCTGAGTACTGTGCAGCCCTTTGTCCGCCTCAGTTGATCCTGCAGGCTATTACTGCAGACAATCCCAATTGCAAGGACAAGCTACAGGCCACTTTTCCCAGCGCCCTCCCAAACATGCCCAACGATGCAGTGATCACGTGTTTTGCTTTGAGTCAGGAACTGTTGGTATTTGCAACTGAT ATTGGCCACCTAGTATTCTACTCTCTTGAAAAATGGGACAGTTGTACAATCTACCGTCATAGCATGGGTATTCGCCAGATGTTTATGGACATTGAAGGAACTAAGATTATTTTCATTGACGATCATGCTCAAGGACATCTGTTTCTACCCGCGCTGGATGAAGCCTTGCTCATACCGGACATTCCGAAGCAGTGCCTCGGCTGCCTTTGGGATCTCACGCAGCCGAATATTTTCATTAGCTACGATGCAAAAATTGTGAGCACCCACGTATTTGTTCGCCATTCCGTGCAGGGCACACATACACTCAAGGTGGGCGAGTCCAAGCTAAATCCTGGGCAATGGCCGCTGCTACTCTGCGGCGGCGAAATGGCTCTCCACGTGGATGGCGGACAGTATGCCACGCAATCCCTCAGCACCCATATGGTGAATCCCAGCAACAGCCAGACTGCGAACCTCCAACTGCTTCTACGCCTCAGGAACTATGACGAGGCCTACAAGCTGTGCGAGCAGATGAACTTGAGTAGTGCATGGCGAGAGTTTGGCGAACAGGCCACTTCCGATCTAGAGCCGGATATTG CTATTCGGGCCTATCGACAATTGGGTGACGCTGCTCTGGTAAATGCGTTGGGTGAGCTCCGATATGTGGAGGACCTGGACATGCTGATCGGGTGCTGCTGCACGATTTTGGCCCAGTACGAGCAGGCCAAGGAACATATGCTCAAGGGTGTTTATACAAGGGCAGCCTTGGAACTGTGTAGAGACCTCCTCCAATGGGATCAGGCTCTTCTTCTGGCGCACAAGCATGACCCGCAAGAAGTTCCCTACATAGCGAGAGAATACGCCCAGCAGCTGGAATTCAC TGGTAACTATGCGGATGCCCTATATCACTACGAGAAGGGTTACAAGGAGGATTTAATCAACGACAAGGATGCTGAGCAGTCCGCTACGATGGAAAGCACACCTGAGTTCCAGGATCATGTACGCCTCTGCAAGATGGGCATTGCCCGAACTTCAATACGTGCCGGGGATTTTCGACGAGGC ATTCAATATGCCGTAGAGCTCATGGATAAGCAACTCCTCTTCGACTGTGCGGAGTTATTGGCTACGGTCGGACATCTGACAGAGGCTGCGGGACTCTATGAACGTGGAGGGTTTTATGATGAGGCCTGTGGCCACTACATAGCCCTGAAGATGTGGCATAAGGCCAACAATGTACTTTCCAAGGTGAAGAGTAGCAAATTGCATGCATCCTATGCCAGGGCCAAAGAGAGTGACGGCCATTTCGAAGAAGCAATACGGTGTTATCGCATTGCCGGAGACTTGGATGCTTGCGTTAGGATATACCTTGATCATTTGTGTGATCCTCATGCAGCCTCAGAAATTGTTTTAGAATCACGATCAATGGACGCGGCAAAACTGCTGGCCAAGTTCTACCAGAAGATTGGAGATATTGAACAGGCTCTTCAGTTTCTCGTtatctgtggctgtgtggAGGAAGCCTTTGCTCTTGCCCAGCGCCACAACAAGCTGCGCCGGCATGGCGAACTCCTGGAACGCTATGAAAATGCGAAATCCTCCGACTATCTGGCCTTGGCTCACTACTTCGAAAGTGAGAAATATACATTGCAGGCTGGAAAGTATTACTTCTTGGCACGTGAGTTTACCAAGTCCTTGAGACTTCTGCTGAAAGCCTCTGCTTTCAACAATGAGGAGCAGCTAGCTCTCTCCCTGGCAATCGACTGTGTGGCTACATCGAACAACGAGCAGCTGGCCTCGCAACTCATCGAGTTTCTCTTGGGTGAGTTGGATGGTGTTCCCAAGGATCCACGCTACCTGTTCCGCTTGTATATGGCTCGAAAGCACTATAAAGATGCGGCCAAGACGGCCGTGATAATTGCCAATCAAGAGCAGATCGCCGGAAACTACAAATCCGCTAGGGACCTCCTTTATTCGATGTACCAGGAACTTCGCCGCAACAACCTATCTGTATCGGCCGAAATGCGTCACAATTTGATCCTGCTCCACCGTTACACGCTGGTCCGTATACATGTGAAGCTGGGTAATCATCTCCTGGCTGCCAAGCTTCTCGTTCAAGTGGCTTCTTGCATATCCCAGTTTCCAGAGC ACATTATCCCTATTCTCACCTCCACGGTCATTGAGTGTCAGCGGGCAGGTCTCAAGAAGTCTGCGTTCACCTATGCTTCCACGTTGATGCGTCCGGACTACCGCAATCAACTGGATACTCGCTATGCAAAGAAAATTGAATCTGTCGTCCGGAAGGCTCCCAAGGGCATTAAGCAGTTGCGGGATGAGATAGACGATGAGACCATGGAGTGTCCCATATGCGACTCCAACTTGGCAAATATGGAAGTGACGTGCTACAGCTGTAAGACTACGCTACCCATCTGCATAGCTACGGGTCAGCACATCATCAAAACGCTCATGACCTCCTGCCCGCAATGCGATTTTCTCTGCTTTCGTGCCGAGATGGAAAA AATACTCTCAGAGAATGGCGAGTGTCCCATGTGCGGGGAGCAAGTGGCCCCCGAGCAACTGCTGGACGTGGAAGACATACGTCCATACATCCTGGCCGCATCTTAA
- the LOC108159336 gene encoding WD repeat-containing protein 19 isoform X1, which produces MSFEKILYKYEEPHGIGDVYFIWQKALLATTGTDGSVALYNRQGQLVQRIILAGLCSGFAWDNEGDLLGIITSGSPNITLWDYGTQEKISVETGLRDPLTCILWSKQQQLLAVGTGRGNLAIYNPRSGKRPTPVLGKHSKRITCGAWSAQNLLALGSEDKSFSLSNEDGDTVRVVQLRDAPTDMYFAEMANDDRIAGDNAISMIIGKRTLFLYYLPDPENPTELGFQSRYGSLLQHKWFGDGYILLGFSNGHVVAISTHPKDVGQELWQVKNHKDTLTGLAYCPTLDIVASCGDDSSIKIHSITNLQETERIITVPDHAGVQMIDWSPDGQLLAVTTNSGTVYIYVTKLPQIFAVSAPRIVMLSSLAEVSIYVYAPDKSKPLPFRLPLEGEPTFIAIGPYNFAAGIDKHVWFYALGRTLGEEPRPMSERDFPRNVSSMKMNAEYCAALCPPQLILQAITADNPNCKDKLQATFPSALPNMPNDAVITCFALSQELLVFATDIGHLVFYSLEKWDSCTIYRHSMGIRQMFMDIEGTKIIFIDDHAQGHLFLPALDEALLIPDIPKQCLGCLWDLTQPNIFISYDAKIVSTHVFVRHSVQGTHTLKVGESKLNPGQWPLLLCGGEMALHVDGGQYATQSLSTHMVNPSNSQTANLQLLLRLRNYDEAYKLCEQMNLSSAWREFGEQATSDLEPDIAIRAYRQLGDAALVNALGELRYVEDLDMLIGCCCTILAQYEQAKEHMLKGVYTRAALELCRDLLQWDQALLLAHKHDPQEVPYIAREYAQQLEFTGNYADALYHYEKGYKEDLINDKDAEQSATMESTPEFQDHVRLCKMGIARTSIRAGDFRRGIQYAVELMDKQLLFDCAELLATVGHLTEAAGLYERGGFYDEACGHYIALKMWHKANNVLSKVKSSKLHASYARAKESDGHFEEAIRCYRIAGDLDACVRIYLDHLCDPHAASEIVLESRSMDAAKLLAKFYQKIGDIEQALQFLVICGCVEEAFALAQRHNKLRRHGELLERYENAKSSDYLALAHYFESEKYTLQAGKYYFLAREFTKSLRLLLKASAFNNEEQLALSLAIDCVATSNNEQLASQLIEFLLGELDGVPKDPRYLFRLYMARKHYKDAAKTAVIIANQEQIAGNYKSARDLLYSMYQELRRNNLSVSAEMRHNLILLHRYTLVRIHVKLGNHLLAAKLLVQVASCISQFPEHIIPILTSTVIECQRAGLKKSAFTYASTLMRPDYRNQLDTRYAKKIESVVRKAPKGIKQLRDEIDDETMECPICDSNLANMEVTCYSCKTTLPICIATGQHIIKTLMTSCPQCDFLCFRAEMEKILSENGECPMCGEQVAPEQLLDVEDIRPYILAAS; this is translated from the exons ATGTCGTTCGAGAAGATACTCTACAAGTACGAGGAACCGCACGGAATCGGGGACGTCTACTTCATTTGGCAAAAGGCTTTGCTTGCGACTACAGGTACAGATGGATCTGTGGCGCTGTACAATCGCCAGGGACAACTGGTGCAGCGCATTATCCTAGCAGG GCTCTGTTCAGGATTTGCATGGGACAATGAGGGGGATCTGCTGGGAATCATCACAAGCGGCTCCCCGAACATTACTCTCTGGGACTATGGCACGCAGGAAAAGATCAGCGTTGAAACTGGACTGCGAGATCCTCTCACGTGCATTTTGTGGTCAAAACAGCAACAGTTGCTGGCCGTAGGCACGGGGCGAGGAAACTTGGCGATCTACAATCCCCGCAGTGGAAAGCGTCCAACCCCGGTTCTAGGTAAGCACAGCAAGCGAATAACCTGCGGCGCCTGGTCGGCACAGAATCTTCTCGCGCTTGGATCGGAGGACAAAAGTTTTTCGCTGAGCAACGAGGATGGCGACACCGTGCGTGTGGTCCAGCTGCGGGATGCACCTACCGATATGTATTTCGCGGAAATGGCAAATGATGATCGGATAGCTGGGGACAATGCAATCAGCATGATCATTGGAAAACGGACCTTGTTCCTCTACTACTTACCAGACCCGGAAAATCCCACAGAACTGGGATTTCAGAGTCGCTACGGCTCACTCCTTCAGCACAAATGGTTCGGAGACGGCTATATATTGCTGGGGTTCTCCAACGGACATGTGGTGGCCATTTCCACGCACCCCAAAGACGTGGGACAGGAGCTTTGGCAGGTTAAGAATCATAAGGACACGTTGACCGGTTTGGCCTATTGCCCCACATTAGATATCGTGGCCTCTTGTGGAGATGACAG CAGCATAAAAATACACTCGATTACAAACCTGCAAGAAACCGAGCGCATCATCACTGTACCAGATCATGCTGGCGTCCAAATGATCGACTGGTCACCGGATGGTCAACTGCTGGCAGTAACAACGAATAGTGGTACCGTCTATATCTATGTAACCAAGCTCCCTCAAATATTTGCCGTCTCCGCACCCCGGATCGTTATGCTCAGCAGTCTGGCAGAGGTTTCCATTTATGTATATGCGCCGGATAAGTCCAAGCCACTGCCCTTTCGATTGCCCCTGGAGGGAGAACCTACTTTTATAGCTATTGGCCCGTATAACTTTGCTGCTGGCATCGACAAGCATGTTTGGTTCTACGCTCTGGGAAGGACCCTGGGCGAAGAGCCCCGTCCGATGAGTGAGCGGGACTTCCCACGGAATGTGTCAAGTATGAAGATGAATGCTGAGTACTGTGCAGCCCTTTGTCCGCCTCAGTTGATCCTGCAGGCTATTACTGCAGACAATCCCAATTGCAAGGACAAGCTACAGGCCACTTTTCCCAGCGCCCTCCCAAACATGCCCAACGATGCAGTGATCACGTGTTTTGCTTTGAGTCAGGAACTGTTGGTATTTGCAACTGAT ATTGGCCACCTAGTATTCTACTCTCTTGAAAAATGGGACAGTTGTACAATCTACCGTCATAGCATGGGTATTCGCCAGATGTTTATGGACATTGAAGGAACTAAGATTATTTTCATTGACGATCATGCTCAAGGACATCTGTTTCTACCCGCGCTGGATGAAGCCTTGCTCATACCGGACATTCCGAAGCAGTGCCTCGGCTGCCTTTGGGATCTCACGCAGCCGAATATTTTCATTAGCTACGATGCAAAAATTGTGAGCACCCACGTATTTGTTCGCCATTCCGTGCAGGGCACACATACACTCAAGGTGGGCGAGTCCAAGCTAAATCCTGGGCAATGGCCGCTGCTACTCTGCGGCGGCGAAATGGCTCTCCACGTGGATGGCGGACAGTATGCCACGCAATCCCTCAGCACCCATATGGTGAATCCCAGCAACAGCCAGACTGCGAACCTCCAACTGCTTCTACGCCTCAGGAACTATGACGAGGCCTACAAGCTGTGCGAGCAGATGAACTTGAGTAGTGCATGGCGAGAGTTTGGCGAACAGGCCACTTCCGATCTAGAGCCGGATATTG CTATTCGGGCCTATCGACAATTGGGTGACGCTGCTCTGGTAAATGCGTTGGGTGAGCTCCGATATGTGGAGGACCTGGACATGCTGATCGGGTGCTGCTGCACGATTTTGGCCCAGTACGAGCAGGCCAAGGAACATATGCTCAAGGGTGTTTATACAAGGGCAGCCTTGGAACTGTGTAGAGACCTCCTCCAATGGGATCAGGCTCTTCTTCTGGCGCACAAGCATGACCCGCAAGAAGTTCCCTACATAGCGAGAGAATACGCCCAGCAGCTGGAATTCAC TGGTAACTATGCGGATGCCCTATATCACTACGAGAAGGGTTACAAGGAGGATTTAATCAACGACAAGGATGCTGAGCAGTCCGCTACGATGGAAAGCACACCTGAGTTCCAGGATCATGTACGCCTCTGCAAGATGGGCATTGCCCGAACTTCAATACGTGCCGGGGATTTTCGACGAGGC ATTCAATATGCCGTAGAGCTCATGGATAAGCAACTCCTCTTCGACTGTGCGGAGTTATTGGCTACGGTCGGACATCTGACAGAGGCTGCGGGACTCTATGAACGTGGAGGGTTTTATGATGAGGCCTGTGGCCACTACATAGCCCTGAAGATGTGGCATAAGGCCAACAATGTACTTTCCAAGGTGAAGAGTAGCAAATTGCATGCATCCTATGCCAGGGCCAAAGAGAGTGACGGCCATTTCGAAGAAGCAATACGGTGTTATCGCATTGCCGGAGACTTGGATGCTTGCGTTAGGATATACCTTGATCATTTGTGTGATCCTCATGCAGCCTCAGAAATTGTTTTAGAATCACGATCAATGGACGCGGCAAAACTGCTGGCCAAGTTCTACCAGAAGATTGGAGATATTGAACAGGCTCTTCAGTTTCTCGTtatctgtggctgtgtggAGGAAGCCTTTGCTCTTGCCCAGCGCCACAACAAGCTGCGCCGGCATGGCGAACTCCTGGAACGCTATGAAAATGCGAAATCCTCCGACTATCTGGCCTTGGCTCACTACTTCGAAAGTGAGAAATATACATTGCAGGCTGGAAAGTATTACTTCTTGGCACGTGAGTTTACCAAGTCCTTGAGACTTCTGCTGAAAGCCTCTGCTTTCAACAATGAGGAGCAGCTAGCTCTCTCCCTGGCAATCGACTGTGTGGCTACATCGAACAACGAGCAGCTGGCCTCGCAACTCATCGAGTTTCTCTTGGGTGAGTTGGATGGTGTTCCCAAGGATCCACGCTACCTGTTCCGCTTGTATATGGCTCGAAAGCACTATAAAGATGCGGCCAAGACGGCCGTGATAATTGCCAATCAAGAGCAGATCGCCGGAAACTACAAATCCGCTAGGGACCTCCTTTATTCGATGTACCAGGAACTTCGCCGCAACAACCTATCTGTATCGGCCGAAATGCGTCACAATTTGATCCTGCTCCACCGTTACACGCTGGTCCGTATACATGTGAAGCTGGGTAATCATCTCCTGGCTGCCAAGCTTCTCGTTCAAGTGGCTTCTTGCATATCCCAGTTTCCAGAGC ACATTATCCCTATTCTCACCTCCACGGTCATTGAGTGTCAGCGGGCAGGTCTCAAGAAGTCTGCGTTCACCTATGCTTCCACGTTGATGCGTCCGGACTACCGCAATCAACTGGATACTCGCTATGCAAAGAAAATTGAATCTGTCGTCCGGAAGGCTCCCAAGGGCATTAAGCAGTTGCGGGATGAGATAGACGATGAGACCATGGAGTGTCCCATATGCGACTCCAACTTGGCAAATATGGAAGTGACGTGCTACAGCTGTAAGACTACGCTACCCATCTGCATAGCTACGGGTCAGCACATCATCAAAACGCTCATGACCTCCTGCCCGCAATGCGATTTTCTCTGCTTTCGTGCCGAGATGGAAAA AATACTCTCAGAGAATGGCGAGTGTCCCATGTGCGGGGAGCAAGTGGCCCCCGAGCAACTGCTGGACGTGGAAGACATACGTCCATACATCCTGGCCGCATCTTAA
- the LOC108158301 gene encoding uncharacterized protein LOC108158301 — protein MDLKQLYTWACLLLSIIACKLSQCSAKPTYYDLDSYENYDTDRYDTGNSYALSYGKPLTENRLKKLNPGYYYVDDGYIAPVSTGTRPYTRRQDANQQVGDLSSNVRFTPLVRVRETRTKRKKLFVPNFFG, from the exons ATGGATCTTAAG CAACTGTATACATGGGCCTGTCTCCTGCTCAGCATCATCGCCTGCAAACTGTCACAGTGCAGCGCCAAGCCCACATACTATGACCTGGATAGCTACGAGAACTATGACACCGATCGCTATGACACGGGCAACTCCTACGCCCTCTCCTATGGCAAGCCCCTGACAGAGAACCGCCTGAAGAAGCTCAATCCTGGCTACTACTATGTGGATGACGGTTACATTGCGCCCGTCTCCACCGGGACAAGACCCTACACCCGTCGCCAAGATGCCAACCAacaggttggtgatctgtccTCCAATGTGAGATTCACTCCGCTCGTTCGCGTCAGAGAGACCCGCACCAAGCGCAAGAAGCTGTTCGTCCCCAACTTCTTTGGCTAA
- the LOC108160855 gene encoding 39S ribosomal protein L52, mitochondrial, translating to MLRIFGFCRCSTNNIMLQITKLCLATSGRITAQRYVAVTTALAIDQKWREDKGLPENPNAFGPLTNLPDYTFLDGRPTPLGSNQKKRLVRQQEIATKIVELSGELEFAKQRYERQRVAAATEKQRIIQNKLKPKGHLMLKQKK from the exons ATGTTACGTATTTTCGGGTTTTGCCGCTGCTCCACAAATAACATAATGCTACAAATCACCAAGCTGTGTCTTGCCACTTCAGGTAGAATCACTG CCCAGCGTTATGTCGCTGTCACCACCGCTCTGGCCATTGACCAGAAGTGGAGAGAGGACAAGGGGCTCCCAGAGAATCCGAATGCATTTGGGCCACTCACCAATTTGCCGGACTACACGTTCCTTGACGGACGACCGACGCCACTGGGT TCCAACCAGAAAAAACGCCTGGTGAGGCAACAAGAGATCGCCACCAAAATCGTCGAGCTGAGCGGCGAGCTGGAGTTTGCCAAGCAGAGGTACGAACGCCAGAGAGTTGCAGCCGCCACAGAGAAGCAGCGCATTATCCAGAACAAATTGAAGCCCAAGGGCCATCTGATGCTGAAGCAGAAAAAGTAG
- the LOC108160547 gene encoding uncharacterized protein RAB5IF homolog produces the protein MSTKTNTIERHGNGSAKSSTLKEICARAITKSEWEDKEEFLDVIYWSRQVFGIILGVIWGIVPLKGFLGLVLFAGISCGIVYLYAINFQNVDEEAYGGVWELVKEGFMTSFAGFLVTWIIFYTGLHYDSIMAAKSS, from the exons ATGTCAACCAAAACGAATACTATTGAGCGCCATGGAAACGGTAGCGCTAAATCATCCACACTGAAAGAAATATGCGCGCGCGCCATCACAAAATCCGAATGGGAGGACAAG GAGGAATTCCTAGATGTCATCTATTGGTCGCGACAGGTGTTCGGCATTATCCTTGGTGTCATCTGGGGCATTGTGCCGCTCAAAGGCTTCCTGGGTCTTGTGCT TTTCGCCGGCATCAGCTGTGGCATTGTCTACCTGTACGCCATCAACTTTCAGAACGTGGACGAGGAAGCGTACGGCGGTGTTTGGGAATTGGTGAAGGAGGGATTCATGACATCGTTTGCCGGATTCTTGGTGACGTGGATCATTTTCTACACGGGACTGCACTACGACTCGATAATGGCAGCAAAGTCCTCATAA
- the LOC108160546 gene encoding probable U2 small nuclear ribonucleoprotein A', giving the protein MVKLTPELINQSMQYINPCRERELDLRGYKIPQIENLGATLDQFDTIDLSDNDLRKLDNLPHLPRLKCLLLNNNRILRISEGLEAVVPNLSSIILTGNNLQELSDLEPLVSFTKLETICLLINPVSTKTNYREYMAYKFPNLRLLDFRKIRQKDRQAAQEFFRTKQGKDMLREISKKSKLSAAAALAAEASSGKGRGSDGGRFANPEDMQRIREAIKRASSLAEVERLSQILQSGQLPEKFQHEKDQGQNGSSHNGSEPVAMDY; this is encoded by the coding sequence ATGGTGAAGCTTACTCCTGAGTTGATAAACCAGTCCATGCAATACATAAATCCGTGCAGGGAGCGGGAGCTCGATTTGCGCGGCTACAAAATTCCACAGATCGAAAATCTTGGTGCTACTCTGGACCAGTTCGACACCATTGACTTGTCGGACAACGATTTGAGGAAGCTGGACAATCTGCCGCACCTACCGCGTCTCAAGTGCCTGCTGCTGAACAACAATCGCATTTTGCGCATCAGCGAGGGCCTGGAGGCCGTCGTTCCCAATCTGAGCTCCATCATTCTGACGGGCAATAACTTGCAGGAGCTCAGCGACTTGGAGCCACTCGTTTCGTTCACCAAGCTGGAAACCATATGCCTGCTCATCAACCCGGTCTCCACAAAGACCAACTATCGCGAGTACATGGCCTACAAGTTTCCGAATCTGCGCCTGCTTGATTTCCGGAAGATAAGGCAGAAAGACCGGCAAGCGGCTCAGGAGTTCTTCCGCACAAAGCAGGGCAAGGACATGCTCAGGGAGATTTCGAAAAAGTCAAAGCTGAGCGCTGCCGCAGCACTGGCAGCCGAAGCGAGTAGCGGCAAAGGGCGCGGATCTGATGGTGGTCGATTTGCCAATCCGGAGGATATGCAGCGCATCCGCGAGGCCATCAAGCGGGCCAGTTCTCTGGCAGAGGTGGAACGTCTGTCACAAATACTACAGAGCGGGCAGCTGCCGGAGAAGTTCCAGCACGAAAAGGACCAGGGGCAAAACGGATCATCGCACAATGGCTCGGAACCGGTGGCCATGGATTACTAG